The Aneurinibacillus migulanus genome contains the following window.
GCTTGGCGTAAATCGAGGCACAGTTGCCGCCGCATTTGCTGAATTAGCCGCGGAAGGGTTAATTGAAGGACGGAGGGAGCGGAATGGAAAATGCTGAAGGGTGGCTTTTACATCTGGCTACGACTACTTTCCGACGTTTCTCTTCCAAGGCTGTTTGATGAAGCGTTGCGGCATGGCATCCTTCTTAATCCAGGAACGATTAAGGCGGGTGCCAAGCTACAGCGCAGGCACCCGCCAAGTTTTCTTTATCCTGCGGAGTGTGTAGAAAAAGGACGAGCGACAACGCCCGCGAGTTTTTTTCTTATAGTAAGATTTCTAACAGTTTTTCTATATACTGCTCTTGTTCCTTCTTATACTGCTGCAAGTCCTCTGGCGGTGCATAGAGCACTTCCCGGCACGCCTTCGTGAAATCTTCCGCATCCCGGTTCGCGAACGTTACAACCCCGTTAGGTCGTTTCACCACATCGCTGGACACGGTCGGCGTTCCAAAATAGAGCGCTTCCCGAATCGATACGGCATCCCCGTCACTGACCGTAGGCCGGACGAACAGTGCGGCTTTCTGAATGAGTGGATAGAATGGAATCTTCTCATACACAAGCAAGAACCTCTCTTCCAGCCCGTGTGCCGCAATCCGCTCCTCATAGCGTTCCAGCAAGTCTTGATCAACCACATGAGTGATACAGTATACGAATCCGAGTTGTTTATTTTCCCGAGCCAGCTTGCTGAACATATCAATACATAAATCCAGACCGTACAATTCATCTCCATTGTACAGGTTGCCTACACCGCCATTTGCTACAATTACGTGAGAATACCGGTCGAATACTTCAAGAATATAAGCAGGAATCCGTTTTATGTCGGTTTCCATATCGACTGTTGGCGGAATGAATGCGGGAATAACAGAAATTTTACGTTCAGGAATGCGCAGCTCCAGCAGCTTTTCTTTGATCTCGTCGCTCACAGCTACAAAGTGGTCTGAAAGCAGACCGGTGAGATAGACCATTATTCGCTGTGCAAGCCCCAGCTGTTCGCTGTCGTTGCGCAGGCTGTGTACTGTGTGAACAACTTTCTTCCCCTTCAATTTAAGCAGAGACAATGTAAAACGCATTTGCCAGCGAAGAAAGTGGTTATGAATAATATCTTCGTTTTTTTGCCATATATATTTCCATGACCACTTCTCGATTTCCGGAATCGGCACGACAGCCCGATTCTTTTCTCCGCCCTCTCCATTGCCGTCATAGATAATAAAGGGGACTTGTTTCTGTTCTAGACGGTCGCATAAACGTTCCACATGAACAGAAATCCCCCCGGCTGGGGGGG
Protein-coding sequences here:
- a CDS encoding glycosyltransferase family 4 protein — encoded protein: MRKTKSVAEIGVYPPPAGGISVHVERLCDRLEQKQVPFIIYDGNGEGGEKNRAVVPIPEIEKWSWKYIWQKNEDIIHNHFLRWQMRFTLSLLKLKGKKVVHTVHSLRNDSEQLGLAQRIMVYLTGLLSDHFVAVSDEIKEKLLELRIPERKISVIPAFIPPTVDMETDIKRIPAYILEVFDRYSHVIVANGGVGNLYNGDELYGLDLCIDMFSKLARENKQLGFVYCITHVVDQDLLERYEERIAAHGLEERFLLVYEKIPFYPLIQKAALFVRPTVSDGDAVSIREALYFGTPTVSSDVVKRPNGVVTFANRDAEDFTKACREVLYAPPEDLQQYKKEQEQYIEKLLEILL